The genomic stretch CAATCGCGGCGCGGCCTTCAGCTTTCTGGCCGAGCATTCCGGCTGGCAACGCTGGTTCTTCACCGGACTGGCCGTCGTCATCTGCGGCTGGCTGACAGTACTCCTTCATCAGCACCGGAATGAACGTCTGCTGCCAACCGCGTTCGCACTCATCATCGGCGGCGCCATCGGCAATGTGGTCGATCGCCTGATGCATGGCGCAGTCGTAGACTTCCTGTACTTCCACGCCGGTCGTTTCGGCTGGCCGGCGTTCAATCTCGCCGACTCGGCCATCTTCGTCGGCGTCGCCCTGATGCTGTGGGCGCAGTTCCGCAGCAGCAAACAACACACCCACTCTAAACCGGAGCGTTCCTCGTGAGCCAGACCGTTGCCGACAACAGCCTTGTCACCCTTCACTACCGCATCACGCTGACCAATGGCCAACCGCTGATCAGCACCTTCGAGGCCACCCCCGCCACCCTGCAACTCGGCGCGGGCGAGATGCTGCCGGCAATGGAGAAGCTGATCGTGGGGCTCGAAGTGGGCAGCAACCATGTCTTCGAACTCGAACCCGAGAACGCATTCGGCCCCCACCGCGAGGAACTGGTGGAGCGGGTAAAGCGCGAACACATGCCTGCGGAAGAGATCGAAGCCATGAGTATTATGGAGTTCAGCGCGCCCGACGGGTCGCGCTACTCCGGACTGGTGCGCGAAATCGATGCAGAATCGGCGCTGATCGACTTCAACCACCCGCTCGCGGGAAAGAACATCCGCTTCGAAGTGAAGATCATCGGCACCTCGTGATGCCGGGCTCAGCCACAGAGAGATCATATGAACGATAAGGAAATCATGCTCGCCACCCCACGCGGCTTCTGTGCCGGGGTGGAGCGCGCCATCGAGATCGTCGAGCGGGCGCTGCAGCGGTTCGGCGCACCGATTTATGTTCGCCACGAAGTGGTGCACAACAAGTTCGTCGTTGATGACTTGCGCAACAAGGGCGCAATCTTCATAGAGGAA from Parazoarcus communis encodes the following:
- the lspA gene encoding signal peptidase II; this encodes MPDPKQAARPALTAMLPWLALAMLIAVLDQVTKQIVLSLMEYGARIPVTGFFDLVLVFNRGAAFSFLAEHSGWQRWFFTGLAVVICGWLTVLLHQHRNERLLPTAFALIIGGAIGNVVDRLMHGAVVDFLYFHAGRFGWPAFNLADSAIFVGVALMLWAQFRSSKQHTHSKPERSS
- a CDS encoding FKBP-type peptidyl-prolyl cis-trans isomerase translates to MSQTVADNSLVTLHYRITLTNGQPLISTFEATPATLQLGAGEMLPAMEKLIVGLEVGSNHVFELEPENAFGPHREELVERVKREHMPAEEIEAMSIMEFSAPDGSRYSGLVREIDAESALIDFNHPLAGKNIRFEVKIIGTS